The Pyrus communis chromosome 14, drPyrComm1.1, whole genome shotgun sequence sequence AGTTAGAATTCCGAGGGCCCACCAGTCAACGGCGAACTCGTGGCCCTCCCCGCGCACCACCTCGGGGGACACGTACTCTTCCGTTCCGACAAACGAGTTCGCGCGTTCGCCGTCCGAGAAACTCAGCTTCCGTCGACTCATCGGGCTGACTCGGGCCGACTTGGCCTTCTTCAACCCTTTCCCACTACCGCCGTTCTTGTGATTGTCGTTCATAATCGTGATCCAACGTGTCAAGTTCCGCCGGTGTTTGCGGCGAATCTCCGGGACGTCGTTTTCCGGAACGGAGTCGCTGGGCTTGGCGGTCCGGTGCTTGAGGCTAATCGAGAGGTCGAAGTCTGTGAGTGTCACGTGACCGGATTGCTGGATGAGGACATTTTCGGGCTTTAAATCTCGGTAGGCGATTCCCATGCTATGGAGGTGGTCGAGCGCGCAAACGATCTCCGCCAAGTAAAATCGGATTACGGCGGGGGAAAAAACGCGGTCGTTTTGCCGGTACCGGAGGACGTTAAGGTCGCCGCCGGAACAGTAAGGGACGGCCCATCCCATGAACTCGTCGGACTCGAAGGACCCCATGATGGAGGGTAGAAACGGGTGCGGGATCGGGGCGGATAGTCGGGTCAGGACCTGTATTTCCCAACGGGCGCGGCGCTCGGCGTCAAGCTTGGAGCGGAGCGCGGACTTGTCAACGACTTTGAGAGCGAACGGGCGGCGGGCGGAGGGATCAGATGACGGGTCGTGGACTAAGAAAACGGTGCCCATTGCTCCCTTGCCTAAGACTTTGAGGGCCCTGAGGTTTTCGAGATCGAGCTCCGGCGAGGTTTCGGTAGGTAAGGGCGAGTCGTCCATGGCtggttctagagagagagagagagagagagagagagagagagagagagatggttgAGAGCGTTGGTTTTTGGCTTATATAAGGAGGGAAGGAGATGATGCGTGCTTCgtttcttttggttttggtttctttttctttttttctttcgttgTTATGCGCGTATTTTTGGGTAGTGATTGATTGGTTGATGTATCTGtgtgtatttttaatttttagttttagttcttttttgtgtttttctagtCCAGAGATTAAAATAGTATGCAGATACGGATGTAGTCA is a genomic window containing:
- the LOC137716037 gene encoding serine/threonine-protein kinase UCN-like, translating into MDDSPLPTETSPELDLENLRALKVLGKGAMGTVFLVHDPSSDPSARRPFALKVVDKSALRSKLDAERRARWEIQVLTRLSAPIPHPFLPSIMGSFESDEFMGWAVPYCSGGDLNVLRYRQNDRVFSPAVIRFYLAEIVCALDHLHSMGIAYRDLKPENVLIQQSGHVTLTDFDLSISLKHRTAKPSDSVPENDVPEIRRKHRRNLTRWITIMNDNHKNGGSGKGLKKAKSARVSPMSRRKLSFSDGERANSFVGTEEYVSPEVVRGEGHEFAVDWWALGILTYEALYGTTPFKGKNRKETFGNVLTKTPEFIGKRTALTDLIERLLNKDPIKRLGYHRGACEIKEHEFFRGVRWELLTEVSRPPCIPSREDGDVAEKATAGGGVSVREYFQKLRSPPSVPPSPDYQLTEF